Genomic window (Aquimarina sp. BL5):
TAATTAAAATTAACTAATAACGTAGATTCCAAGTCTTCATTGATAAAATCATCCGTTGTAACAGACCCTAAACCATTATTAGCTCTGGAGCCTAAATCTCTAATTTGTTTTCTTTTTAGATTATACTTATTAAAACCTACACGATATGTCACTGATATATTATCATTAAAATCATATCCTAAATTCACGTTTGCTACAATTCTGTCGGTATCTGTAATAATTTGATCGTGTTTCCAAGACCATAATGGGTGATCCCAACCATTATTAGGAGTAAGTGATGCTCCTGTAATAGGATTCTCAAAAGGTAAAGAAGTATCCCAGGCTCTACCTAACCATAATGTTCTAGCGAAAGAAGATGCAGAACCGGCGAATTGATTGTTACCGAAAAAACCACCTACCTGTTCTGTTTCAGAATAACTGAACGTAGATCCTATTCTAATACCATTAAGTAATTTAAAATTACCTCCAGCGGCTACAGATGTTCTATCATATGTATTAAATGGGATATATCCGTCTTGATTCAAATCAGAAACAGTTACACTAAAATTCCCATCTTCTCCTGAATACGACATATTGATAGAATTATCAAAAACAGTTCCTGTTCTAAAAAGATTTTTGACGTTATCAGGTTGAGCTTCATAAGGAACTGTTGGTCCTATCTCTGGAAATGCATTAAGTATATTTGGCCAAGTTGGTATTGTTTCCAATGAATCGAAACGCGGTCCCCAAGAACCATTTGCATTTAAGTAACTAAAATTAACTCCATTACCATATGTATTTTGATACTCGGGTAAGTTTGCTATATTTTCAAAATAGGTTCCTGAAGATACTGAAACTGATAATTTATTATTAGTCGATCCTTTCGTAGCGCCTGTTTTGGTAGTTACTACAATCACACCACCTGTTGCTCTTGAGCCATATAATGCAGCCGCAGCTGTACTTTTTAGAACCGTAATTGATGCTATATTATTGGGATCTAACGAAGATAATCCTGATTCATAACCACCACCTCCGGTTGTTTGCCTAGAAGTAGTTACTTGTGAGTTATCATAGGCAACTCCATCAACTATTATTAATGGTTGACTTGCACCTCCTAAGGTTGTAGCTCCTCTTATGTTGATCTGATTTGATGCTCCTGCTACACCTGTAGATAGGTTCACATTTACTCCAGGCACTTTACCTGCTAAGGATCGTATCAAATCCGGCTCAGAATTCTCCAGAACATCATCAGTTTGGACAGTACTTACTGCATATCCTAACTTTTTAGAGTTTCTGGTAATACCAAAAGCAGTTACCACTACTTCTTCTAACTGTGCCGCATCTTGTGCCAAAGCTACATTAATTGTATTACTATCGGCTACGACTATTTCTTGTGTTAGAAAACCTATATAACTAAAAACTAATATTGCTCCCCTATTGGCAGGAATAGAATAATTACCGTCAAAATCGGTTTGTGTTCCGTTAGTCGTATTCTTAATTACAATGTTCACTCCGGGTAAGGGTACTCCTAGATCATCCGCCACCGTTCCGGAAATTCTTTTTTGTTGTGCTAATGAAATGCTTGACATAAAAAAAGCAAGCACCAGCAACTTGTAATGATGTACTTTCATAGATTAAATTTTTTCAATAATTACATTAAAGAGATGATGTAATCATAAAAGGATGGCAAGAATATCTTGATGGCTAACTCAAATATTACATTTCATAAAACTTGAACAAAGTTTATGCAGAAATTGCTCACCCTTGTTATGATTACATTGTAAAAGAAGTAATAGAAAGCATAAAGTAAGGCAACCCTGATCAAGGTTTACCTTTACCGAATAAACTTTACTTTTTCCGAAGAAAGTTTACTTAAAATGTTAAGGAAATAAGGCAAGTAAGCTTTTTGCATATTCAGACAGAATTATCTGATTGTATCTGTTGTGCATTTAGAAAAAGTTGTGCAAACTGCTAAAAGGCAATAAATTGTAGTTACCACACAACAATTAAGATGCACAACTTTAAAACAAATTACGATAAAATATTAGAGGTCTTAAAAAGTTTGGGCGTAAAATCAGATTATTTATGTCAAATTCGTGAACCTAAACTACTTGATATTGAACTTGTAGCGATTGATTTAACATCAGAATATATGAGTATTGATAGTGAGTATCAAATTTTTCGTGTTTTACCTTCAAGTTTGTCTTGCAAAATAGAACGAAGTGTTTACAATAGACGAAAGAGAAAGTTATTTGCTTTCAGAGAAATCATACGTAAACAAATGACTATTAAATTGAATGCATCCGAGAATTGCTTCATTGTAGATAGTATGCCACTGGAAGTTTGTAAGTTATCCCGTAGTTCAAGAAGTAAGATCTGTAAGGAAGTGCTTTATAGTCAACCTGTCAAAGGGCATTGTGCTAGTCAATCTATTCATTATTATGGTTATAAGCTTCATGCGGTTTGTTCTGCTCAAGGAGTTGTTGAGAGTTTGGATATTAGTCCAGCCTCAGTTCACGATGTAAATTATCTTAAGGATATGCAAGGCCAATTGAAAGATTGTATTTTATTAGGAGATAGAGGTTATTTGTCTGCTGAATATCAATTGAATCTATTTGAAACCTATAATGTAAAGATTGGAAACCCCTATGAAGAACAATCAGATTAATTATAAAGAACAACTCTATATATTCAAAAAATCAAGAAAAAGAATAGAAACCTTGTTCTCTCAATTATATGATCAATTTATGATTCGTAGAAATTACGCTAAATCCTTTAATGGATTTAAAAATAGAATTTTGTCCAAAATCACAGCAATGACAGTTATTCAGTACATCAATAAATTCTCATACAATAGAAACATTAATAATTTAAAAGTAAATATTACCTAAATGTACAACGGGTTAATATTATGTTTCGATATACGTTAAGCTACAAATGATTTAACATATTCTGACGGAGTTATTTGATTATATTTCTTGAAAGATTTATTGAAAGTTACTTTATTATTAAAACCAACTTCATAGGCTACATCGATAATATTAAAGTTCTTACGCCTTTCTCCTTTTAATAGTTCTTTTGCTTCTTCGATTCTAGACTTATTTATCAATTCAAAAAAGTTTAGATCAAAATGTTCATTTATAATCTGAGAAGTATTATGCCTAGTAGTATCCAAATATTTCGCTAATTTCTGAAGTGTAATATCATTTTGCTTGTAAATTTTCTTTTCATCAAGAAGATATTGCAACTTTTCTTTTAACTCTAGCGATAAACTTTCAGTAAGGCCAGATTTCTTATACTTATCGATTTCTGGAGGAATATTATTTTTAATCAATCTTAAAACACCAAAAACACTTGGTTGAACAAAAGCGGTATAGCCAACATATAGTACAAGTAACGCCATGGATACAATCTGAACGTAAAACAAAAAACCGCTAAGAATTTGTTTTATAATTAATATTGAATATATACCGTAAGAAACTATATAAATAGAACAGAAAACAACAATATTTCTCTGCCAGTTAAACACTATTTTGGAAAAGTATTTATTAATCTTAATAGAATTAAAGTACATTTTTATAACGAAACCTCCATAAATTAATAGCGATATTAATTTAGAAACTGATATTAGATTTATATAAGGTCTCTCTTTATTAAATATTATCCTTAGTTTTTCATCAGACGGCAAACTGTAAATTGGAAACAATAAAACTATCAATAATAAAGAAGGTACTAAATGCAATAAATCCAGACGTTTAAACCTATAACCTATAGTAACTCTTTTAAAATAAAAATAGATAAGAGGACCATATAAGAAAGAAAACATTGTAGACATATAAAACACATGTGGCATATAGTACTGATAATTAGAAAAATACAAGCCAATATGAATGATAAAAAATGAATGTATCAATATAAAAGCACTCATCAATAAATTAGCAACTCTGTCTGATTTTTCTCTAAAATTTAAAACTATAGATATAAAAAAACCTATGAACGCAACATAAAAGCAGAAAATTGACCATAATCCAACTTGTTTGAGATACGTGTCTGCGAGTACTTGGTATTCTTCAGAATCATTAATTACATCAAAGTAACTATGTTCTACAAAAGAGGGATCTAAACTTGTTAGAACATATTTATGTATGTATTTACTAGCAAGTTCTGGTTGATTGCTCTTAGCATAGGAAAATGCTAATTTTTTAAATACTGCTAAAGAATCTTGTGTTCCATGTTTTAAGACTTTCTCATAATTTTTAATAGCTAGAGCATACCTATTATTGTCATAATATTTCGTTGCAGAAATTATGAGTTCATTAAATTCGGTGCCTCCATTATTTAACGTATTTATCTTATCAGGATTACTAAATAAAGATGATGAAATAAAGAGAAAAATAAAGGCACTAAAAAATGGTTTTAATATTATTTTTTTTGAGTTAGCCACACAATTATTACTAAATAATTATACATCCTAATTTACGATAACTTTTTTAAAAATTCATCACAACAACGGATGTCCCGATAATATTTTACCTAAAAACACAGCAAAATAAGGGTGTTCCGAATACAAAATAATTTAAATAAAATATGGTTAAACCGTAAGATTTATGTGAAAATATGAGAAATTATCACTTTCTAATCATCAATAAAGTGGGGAAAACATACAAAATATCCAAATGTTAATTTTTACTAAAGAAGAACATCAAACTCTAAGTTATGATCATATTTTTTTTGCTTCTTCCCAAAACACATCCATTTCGGCCAATGTCATATCTTTCAAACTCTTACTTTTTTCTTTAGCTTTTTCTTCTAAATATTGAAATCGTTTTATAAATTTTTTATTAGTTCGTTCCAACGCGTCTTCAGGATTTATATTTAAAAAACGTGCATAATTGATCATTGAGAATAGTACATCTCCAAATTCAGATTCTATTTTGTCTTGATTATGTTCATCAATTTCATGCTGTAATTCTGCAAGCTCTTCTTGTAATTTCTCAAATACTTGTTGTGGTTCTTCCCAATCAAATCCAACTCCAGCAACTTTATCTTGTATTCTGCTAGCCTTTACTAATGCCGGTAGAGACATCGGAACTCCTTCTAAAACACTTTTCTTACCTTCTTTTAGTTTTAAGTTTTCCCAATTTCGCTTTACATCTTCTTCATTAGCAACCTTTACATCACCATAAATATGTGGGTGACGACTAATAAGTTTTTCACATATTTCATTAGCTACATCCGAAATATCAAAATCTCCAGTTTCACTTCCTATTTTAGCATAAAAGACAATATGCAATAATAAATCCCCAAGTTCTTTTTTAACCTCTTCAAGGTCATTATCCAAAATAGCATCTCCTAATTCATAGGTTTCTTCTATGGTAAGATGACGCAGTGATTGTAAAGTTTGTTTTTTATCCCAAGGACATTGTTCTCGCAGTTCATCCATAATAGTGAGCAAGCGATCAAAAGCTTTTAATTGGTTCTCTCTGGAATTCATAGATATGATTTTACATCAAAAGTAAGGATAATAAGATGTAACGTATAATTTGATTATAAAAGTAGTTTTATTAAAAAAAAGAGTAGTTTCGAGGTTTACTTAATATAGCATATTCTATACTCGTCCTATAAAAATTCTTTTCGCTTGGTACTTGTAAACAAATATTAATCCGGTATCTAGTAATTGTCGGTTTACTTTTTTCTTTTACAAATCCATACAAAAACTCCATTTTTCTCGAAACTTTGTATTACTTCATAATTACTTATAATATCATCGTATTCTTGATCACTAACGTTATAGATATTCGAATAAAAGACAAAATCGTTATCTCCTTTAAATACTGTAAAAGATCGTTTTTCTCCATTTAGTTCTATTGCATCTATTCCTGCATCATTAGGAAAAAATGAAGCAACCCGACTAAAATCTATTTTTTGATCATCTAGATATTTTTTTGCTTTCAGTCTTAGATTATAATAAGGTAAATGTGCCAAAGTAGCATCCCATCCTTGAGAAATTTTCGGAGGATAAATCCAAAAATTTCCAGAGATTAGAATTACTGCCCAAGTTAAAATCAATCCAATTCTTAACTTTTGTCCAACAAAATCAGAAAACAAAATGGTCGCGCACAATAGTGAGCAAAAAAGATATATGGGAATCAAATACCTATTTCCTAATAATCCTTTTGCCCACAACATATTAAGAGGCAATAGAAAAAGAATACATCCGAAAAAGAATGAAACTTGTCGTATGCGAGGGACTTTAATTATTTGCTTTCTATATTTAGCAAACAATATAAAGAGTACAATCCAAATACCTATTCTACCAAAATCTAATATTCTCCATCCTAAAACTGCTATATTGAAAATTACTCCGGCGAATTCAACTTTTTCGAAACTTTCTTGCCAAGGTGAGTCCTGATGAAATCCAATCCATCCTTTTTCTTGAAAATGAATGAAACTAAAAGTAATAAAAACCAAAAAAGCAGGAATATAAACAAGACTTCCTTTTAGAAGAGCTATACATAATTCCTTTATTTTTATTCTCCATAACACATTACAACTTAAGTCAAAAATTAAAATGCATACAGATAACATCATTCCCCTCATACTGGTAAGAAACAACAAAACAACAGCCATCATCAAAAAGATTTTCTTGTTATCCAGCACTGAGTTTACAGCAAGTAAGAAAAAAAACAATAATGGCACATCAGGAGAAACAAGAAGTAATTGGCTCATTAGCGAAGGATCAATTATTATTAATCCAAAAGCAATACTCCAATATTTAGGATCAATAAATCTCTTAGTTAATCTAAACAATTGAAAAATAAGTCCAAAACCAAAGGGTAACATTGCTAGGTGACTTACCCATAAACTTCTTCCAAAAAACTTCCAAAACATAGCAATATAAGCACCAAAAGCAGGTATATGTCCACTGTCTATATTATCCGGAAGCAATAGAACAGAAAAGTTAGTTTTGAAATAGTGATCCGCATGATGTGAACCTAATTGTACGGTATCCCAAAAAAAAGCATTATCGGCATTTAATAGCAGAGCAATAAGAAAAATTAGACTACTAAGCGCTACTGGCCAATATATTTTCAAAACTTTATGCATATTTAAAATACAATTTTGAATATGTTATTTTTTAAATATTTTACTTTTTACTCCTATACTTTTAGCAAAGAAATATTGAAAAGAAGTTCTTAAAACCCCCAATCCATAAGTCACACTCCGTTTGAAATTTATAGAAGATGCTTCTTCAAAATATTTTGTTGGGCACGTTATTTCAGCTACTTCATAGCCTTCATAAAATATTTGTGCTATTATCTGATTATCAAACACAAAGTCATCAGAATTATTATTAAAAGGAATGTTTCTTAGAACCGAAGAAGAAAAAGTTCTATATCCTGTATGATACTCTGATAATTTTTGTCCCATTAAGAGATTTTGAATCAATGTCAAAACTCGATTAAAAAAATACTTATAAAGAGGCATTCCTCCTTTTAATGCTCCATTACCAAGTATCCTGGAACCTAAAATTACTGGATACACATCATTAGCTACCAAATAACACATAGAGTGTATGAGTTTTGGAGTATACTGATAATCAGGGTGGAGCATAACAACTATATCCGCTCCTAATTCTAAAGCCTTATTATAACAAGTTTTTTGATTTCCCCCGTACCCTAAGTTTTTTTCATGTTTAATAACGTGGTTAACACCTATGCTTTTTGCTACTTCATAAGTTTCATCCGTACTATTATCATCAACTAAAATAACTTCATCGACAATATCAAAAGGTATTTCATTATAGGTTTTGTGTAATGTTTTTTCGGCATTATATGCCGGTAAAACTACGATTACTTTTTTTTCAAATATCACTTTTAATTTTTATACGGGTGGATAAACTCATAAATGTAATTAAAAACTAACTTCATTCATTTCTTGTTTTGTAGACTGAAAATCAACGACCAAATCTTCTATTATTTTTGTTACTGGCTTAATCTCATGAATCAAACCTGACACCTGTCCGATTTCTAGCTCACCTTCTTCTAAATCTCCTTCAAACATTCCTCGTTTTGCTCTTGCACGACCCAATAAGGTTTTTAGTTCTTCTACGGTAGGGCCTTTGGTATACAATTCTGCAACATCCTGATAAAATTTATTTTTCAGCATACGCACTGGAGCCAATTCTTTTAAAGTAAGATGTGTATCGCCTTCTTTAGCGTCCACCACCATTTTTTTAAAATCTATATGAGAAGAAGCTTCCTCGCTTGCTACAAATCTGCTCCCTATCTGAACTCCATCTGCTCCTAATGACATAACAGCAAACATTGATGCTCCCGTAGCTATGCCTCCCGCGGCGATGAGTGGTATTTTTATTTTCTCTTTAACCATTGGAATCAATGCTAAAGTAGTTGTTTCGTCTCTTCCATTATGTCCACCTGCTTCAAAACCTTCAGCAACCACCGCATCCACTCCTGCATCCTGAGCTTTTAGAGCAAATTTCACACTACTCACAACGTGAACGACGGTAATCCCTTTTTTCTTAAGATAAGAAGTATATGTTTTTGGATTTCCTGCCGATGTAAAAACGATCTTCACTCCTTCTTCTATAATAATTTCAATAATTTCCTGAAGATTAGGATACAACATTGGAACATTAACGCCAAAAGGTTGATCTGTTGCTTTCTTACATTTTTGAATATGTTCTCTTAAAACATCCGGATACATAGAACCAGCTCCTATAAGTCCTAAACCACCTGAATTACTTACTGCACTGGCTAATTTCCAGCCGCTTGCCCAAATCATCCCACCTTGAATAATAGGATATTTGATTTTAAAAAGTTCTTTAATTTTATTCATTAATATTTTGATATCTTCAATGTGTAACGTGAGGCTCCTGAAATCAATTCTACAAGGTATAAACCTTTTGATAGATTGCTCAATGAGATAGAATTTAAATTTTTTAATGTTTCAGATTTCACCATTTTTCCTTCCATAGTAAAAATTCGAACTTCAAGTGTCTCCTTTGTAGTGAGATCAAAAAATAATCTATCTCTTACAGGATTTGGATATACTTTAAAGCTTTCGGTGAAATTTTCATCTACAGATAAACTTTGGAATATTGATCTAAAATCAGGAATTCCATAACCTAATTGAATTGTTGGATTATTATATAATGATGCTGATTCCCTTACCAACTGCATAATTTCCGCATTCGTCATAGATGGAAAAGCTTGCCATAAACAGGCTACAGCACCTGCCATTATTGGAGAACTAAAAGAAGTACCATTACTAGTGGATACAGCATTATTAGAACGTATCACTGCTGCTCCAAGTCCTCTGGCCACGATATCCGGTTTTACTCTATTATCGGCTGTAGGTCCTCTAGAACTAAATGAAGCATAGGTTCCAAAAACATCAATAGCACCTACAGTTAATGACCCTGGGGCATCTCCTGGAGCTGTAATAATACCCCAAGCACTATTTCCGGAATTTCCGGCAGAAGAAACTAACAACATCCCTTTTTCAAAAACCATATTTGCTCCTTTGGAAATAAAAGCCGTTTGTCCATCCATATCAGAAGTAGTATAATCATACGCCGGATTATCAAAACCATTAGAATATCCTAAAGAAGTATTAATTACGTGTACTCCTAAACTATCTGCTCGTTCTGCAGCTTCTACCCATAATGCTTCTTCTTTAGGTCCCTCTGTGGCTGCATCTTCTGTTATGAATAAATAATACTTAGCATCTGGAGCTGTCCCTACGAATTGCCCATCAATAAACCCTGCAATATCACTAAATGTTTGAGTTCCGTGACTACTACCCGTAAAGGCAAATTCATTATCATCTCTCCTAACAAAATCATATCCATCCAATAATCTACCATCATCTCTTATGCGCTTAAAACCATCAATGGTATTCACTCCCGGGAAACCAGAATCCATAACCGCAATAGTCATTCCCGTTCCTGTGTAATCTTGCTCATGAAGGTAATCAGCATTTAGCTGTTGGATTTGCTGCGCTGCATTTCCATAATTAAATGTCGTTTTTACTTCGAACTTATTATTTTTTATAGGAGTTCTATCTTCTATAGAAAATACAGACTTCCCTGAATCTAATGAATTGTTTGCATAATCTATACGATCCACAAAACTAAGGCTCGATAGACTGCTAATATTTGCTTGAGTTCCTCTAACATATACGCAATTAAACCATTTAGATTTTGCAAGTACTGTTATCCCTGCAGCATTCTTAACTTGTGTAATATAAGCTTCATTAACCGGAACATCTTTTTCATCAATAGTTACATTGTGAAGATTTTTTCGATCTATGGATTCTTGAGTAAGAATAGATAATGGATTGGCAATAGAACTTGCAACATTTTCTTTATCCGCAAAATAAACCCAAGCATCCTCTGTTTGAGCAATTCCTATTTGAGTAATGCAAAAAAGCAAAAGTGTAATTATATTTTTCATATCATAAGTAATTGGTTAACCTTCACAAGTTACGAAATTACTCCAGACCCAACTAATTCATCATCTATATACCAAGCTACAAATTGTCCTTCTGTAATTGCACTTTGAGGGTTCTCGAAAACTATATACATACCAGAGTCTACCTGATATAAAGTAGCCTTATCTAAGGGTTGTCTATATCGTATTCTAGCCATTACATCTAATTCTTCATCGATATGTAGTCTTAGATCTTGTCGCACCCAATGTAATTCTTCATTACTAATAAAAAGTGCTTTTCGATATAAACCAGGATGACTTTTGCCTTGCCCAGTATAAATTATATTCGTTTCTACATCAGTTTCTATAACAAAAAGTGGTTCTGGAGTTCCACCAACAGCCAACCCCTTTCTTTGTCCTTTTGTATAATAATGTGCTCCCTGATGTTTCCCGACTATTTTACCATCCTTTACATCATACTTATATTTCGAAGAAAGGAAGGCCAGCTCTTCTTTTTTAGAATCAAAGTCAGGTTTTGTTTTATTATACATTTCTTCTCCAGAAGAGATTTCAATAATATCACCTTGTTTAGGTTGTAATTTTTGCTGAAGAAACTCAGGCAGCCGTACTTTTCCAATAAAACACAACCCTTGAGAATCCTTCTTATCTGCTGTAACCAGATCTTGTTCTTTTGCTATCTCTCTAACTTCTGGTTTTAATAGTTCTCCTACAGGAAAAAGCGTTTTTGCTAATTGATCTTGTGATAACTGACACAAAAAGTATGATTGATCCTTATTAGGATCCTTTCCTGCCAAAAGACGATGTACTTCTTTACCATCTTTAGTAATTGTATCTTTTCGACAATAATGCCCAGTGGCGACATAATCTGCTCCCAATGATAATGCTATTTTTAAGAAAACATCAAATTTAATTTCACGATTACATAGCACATCTGGATTAGGTGTTCTTCCTCTCTCATACTCATTGAACATATAATCTACAATACGTTCTTTATATTCTTCACTTAGATCAACAGTTTGAAACGGAATACCTAATTTTTCAGCAACCAATAATGCATCATTACTATCGTCTAACCAAGGACATTCATCAGAGATTGTTACTGAATCATCATGCCAATTTTTCATAAAAAGACCTATCACCTCATATCCCTGTTCTTTTAATAGATATGCTGCCACACTAGAATCCACTCCTCCCGATAAACCTACAATAACTCTTTTCATTACTACTATTTTGTCTGTATTCCTCATTCCTATTTAAAATGGAAGAAAACAATATAACCTCTGTTTTAAATTATCTGCAAAAATAATAAATAAAAAAAGCAATGCATCAGCATTGCTTTAAGGTTTTTTCTATGAATGAATTCGAAAAGCTTATACTAAGAACCTCTTTTACTAACCGGAAATTGTTTTCTTTCTAATAACTTACCATTTTTATAATAGCTCCATAACCCATCTTTACGATCTTTCTTGTAATTACCTTCTATTTTCACTTTTCCTTGAGCATCATAATATTTAGTAACACCATGCAATTGATCATCTACATATGTAAATTCTTTAATCATAATACCTTTATCAGAATATACTACACGCTTCCCTTCTTTTTTACCTTCTATATATATTGTTCTTTCAGTCAATTGACCATTTTCAAAATAAGTTTTTTGCTCTCCATGGAGTTTTCCTAAATTATATTCTTCTGTCATCATTATTTTAGAGGATCCTTTATGATAATAAGTCCATAACCCAACTCTTTCCTTGCCAATCATATTTCCTTCACTAATTACCTTTCCTTTATTAGTAAAGTACTTTACATTAACTGTATCCGTTTTATTCGAAAATATTTTAATTGCAGTAGGCGACTTACCACTATTAGGTTTGTAGAATTTAAACTCACCTACTTCTCTCCCATGATCAAAGGTTCCCTGGTATCGGATCTGGTTTGTACCTTCATATTTCTTCTGCCACTTTCCATGTCGCTTTCCCTCAGCATCAAAAGCATTAAATTCTTGTGCGTTTCCAAATGCAAGTATAGAAACAAATAAGAAAAACAAAAATTTATTACGCATAGTCTAATTTAATTTTTAAAATAACTTAATAATCCAAAAAGTGTACCAATATTCTGTAAAAATATGACCTAAAGAAAATCTCGACTCTTTTATTATCAAAAGTCCTACAAAAAAAACATTAAAACTTCCTAAAAAACAACCAATCTATATTAAAACAACACATTGTTAACTTTTGTTTAACGATTTATTAAAAATATATAAATTTAATACAACGTTACTGTACTCGAACAAATTATAACTTTTAAAACTCAAAAACATGAAAATTATTTCAAAAATCAGTAACGCTGTAATCATTGCCGCGTTAGTCTTAGGTATTTCATCTTGTGGTGATGATGACGATGGTAACATTATTATTCCAACAGATAACATTGTAGTAACTGCTACCGCGGATACAGATTTATCACTACTGGTCGCTGCCCTTGGTGCGGCTGACGGAGATTTGGTATCTGTTCTTA
Coding sequences:
- a CDS encoding S8 family serine peptidase — its product is MKNIITLLLFCITQIGIAQTEDAWVYFADKENVASSIANPLSILTQESIDRKNLHNVTIDEKDVPVNEAYITQVKNAAGITVLAKSKWFNCVYVRGTQANISSLSSLSFVDRIDYANNSLDSGKSVFSIEDRTPIKNNKFEVKTTFNYGNAAQQIQQLNADYLHEQDYTGTGMTIAVMDSGFPGVNTIDGFKRIRDDGRLLDGYDFVRRDDNEFAFTGSSHGTQTFSDIAGFIDGQFVGTAPDAKYYLFITEDAATEGPKEEALWVEAAERADSLGVHVINTSLGYSNGFDNPAYDYTTSDMDGQTAFISKGANMVFEKGMLLVSSAGNSGNSAWGIITAPGDAPGSLTVGAIDVFGTYASFSSRGPTADNRVKPDIVARGLGAAVIRSNNAVSTSNGTSFSSPIMAGAVACLWQAFPSMTNAEIMQLVRESASLYNNPTIQLGYGIPDFRSIFQSLSVDENFTESFKVYPNPVRDRLFFDLTTKETLEVRIFTMEGKMVKSETLKNLNSISLSNLSKGLYLVELISGASRYTLKISKY
- the mnmA gene encoding tRNA 2-thiouridine(34) synthase MnmA, with translation MKRVIVGLSGGVDSSVAAYLLKEQGYEVIGLFMKNWHDDSVTISDECPWLDDSNDALLVAEKLGIPFQTVDLSEEYKERIVDYMFNEYERGRTPNPDVLCNREIKFDVFLKIALSLGADYVATGHYCRKDTITKDGKEVHRLLAGKDPNKDQSYFLCQLSQDQLAKTLFPVGELLKPEVREIAKEQDLVTADKKDSQGLCFIGKVRLPEFLQQKLQPKQGDIIEISSGEEMYNKTKPDFDSKKEELAFLSSKYKYDVKDGKIVGKHQGAHYYTKGQRKGLAVGGTPEPLFVIETDVETNIIYTGQGKSHPGLYRKALFISNEELHWVRQDLRLHIDEELDVMARIRYRQPLDKATLYQVDSGMYIVFENPQSAITEGQFVAWYIDDELVGSGVIS
- a CDS encoding toxin-antitoxin system YwqK family antitoxin, yielding MRNKFLFFLFVSILAFGNAQEFNAFDAEGKRHGKWQKKYEGTNQIRYQGTFDHGREVGEFKFYKPNSGKSPTAIKIFSNKTDTVNVKYFTNKGKVISEGNMIGKERVGLWTYYHKGSSKIMMTEEYNLGKLHGEQKTYFENGQLTERTIYIEGKKEGKRVVYSDKGIMIKEFTYVDDQLHGVTKYYDAQGKVKIEGNYKKDRKDGLWSYYKNGKLLERKQFPVSKRGS